In Tenacibaculum pacificus, a single window of DNA contains:
- the rplS gene encoding 50S ribosomal protein L19 → MDLVKFVQDEFVTRNELPQFASGDTITVYYEIREGEKVRTQFFRGVVIQKRGVGASETFTIRKMSGTVGVERIFPINLPAIQKIEVNKKGIVRRARIFYFRDLTGKKARIKERRG, encoded by the coding sequence ATGGATTTAGTAAAGTTTGTTCAAGACGAATTTGTAACAAGAAACGAATTACCTCAATTTGCATCAGGAGACACTATTACTGTGTACTACGAAATTAGAGAGGGAGAAAAAGTACGTACTCAGTTTTTTAGAGGTGTAGTTATTCAAAAAAGAGGAGTTGGTGCTTCTGAAACTTTTACAATCAGAAAAATGTCTGGTACTGTAGGAGTAGAACGTATCTTCCCTATTAACTTACCTGCTATTCAGAAAATTGAAGTAAACAAAAAAGGTATTGTACGTAGAGCACGTATCTTTTACTTTAGAGATCTTACTGGTAAGAAAGCAAGAATTAAAGAAAGAAGAGGTTAA
- the trmD gene encoding tRNA (guanosine(37)-N1)-methyltransferase TrmD codes for MRIDIITLAPDLLKSPFEHSMMKRAIDKGLAEIHFHNLRDYGLGSYKKLDDTQFGGGAGMVLMIEPIDACISKLQTERTYDEIIYMTPDAKTLNQSIANTISLKENIIILTGHYKGVDQRVRDRFITREISIGDYVLTGGELAAAILCDAVVRLIPGVLGDEQSALTDSFQDNLLSPPVYTRPAEYDGMKVPEILLSGNFPKIDKWREEKAYQHTKKIRPDLLDE; via the coding sequence ATGCGAATAGATATTATTACCCTAGCACCCGATTTATTAAAAAGCCCGTTTGAACATTCAATGATGAAACGTGCCATTGACAAAGGTTTAGCCGAAATTCATTTTCATAATTTACGTGATTATGGACTTGGCTCTTACAAAAAACTAGATGACACCCAATTTGGTGGTGGCGCTGGTATGGTTTTAATGATTGAACCTATTGATGCTTGTATTTCTAAATTACAAACTGAAAGAACCTATGACGAAATCATTTATATGACACCAGATGCAAAAACATTAAATCAATCAATAGCAAATACGATTTCTTTAAAAGAAAATATCATTATTTTAACAGGACATTATAAAGGTGTAGATCAACGTGTTCGCGACCGATTTATTACCAGAGAAATTTCTATTGGCGATTATGTTTTAACAGGTGGAGAGTTAGCAGCGGCTATTTTATGTGATGCTGTTGTTCGTTTAATTCCTGGAGTTTTAGGTGATGAACAATCTGCTTTAACAGACTCTTTTCAAGATAATTTATTATCGCCTCCCGTTTACACAAGACCAGCAGAATATGACGGAATGAAAGTTCCTGAAATATTATTATCAGGGAATTTCCCTAAAATTGACAAGTGGCGAGAAGAAAAAGCATATCAGCATACAAAAAAGATAAGACCTGATTTATTAGACGAATAA
- a CDS encoding TonB-dependent receptor plug domain-containing protein: MKTKDASIQKFKGEASIGPITGNLTIETPILKEKSGLLIAARTTYSDWILKSLNNKKLNKSSASFIDLLAKYNHKINKKNSIKITSYYSNDKYQIASDTTNSYGNNIISLNWHHKFNDKNDANLILAASSYKFNLDYNSKDISKNFNLNYSIREVNAKLKFKYALSKKHNIKYGVSSKLYNISPGVLQFKDDNSLIENRQIDKEKGLENALFLSNKFIVNKKLSLDIGLRYSQFLTLGKATQNFYTANSIIDESSLMVTKKYKENEVIQNYNGLEYRLSARYLLGDNLSLKASYNKTFQYIHRLNNNTTATPIDTWRLSNINISPQEGNQISFGLFKNLNDYEFSFETYFKKYKNILNYKIGANFLLNENIETEVLQGPGKSYGIEFLIKKKLGKLNGWIGYNYSRSLLKLDSSFNEEKINNGNFFPTNYDKPHDFTTVLNYKITKRYSISTNFIYQTGNPVTYPTGKYKYLDSEYLLYSDRNKFRIPNYYRLDLGINIEGNHKIKKLAHSFWNISIYNVLGRNNPKSIFFNTNNQGKVLAYKSSIFSYPIPTITYNFKF, translated from the coding sequence GATGCAAGTATCCAAAAATTTAAAGGTGAAGCTTCTATTGGGCCTATAACAGGTAATTTAACTATAGAAACACCTATTTTAAAAGAAAAATCAGGATTACTTATTGCTGCAAGAACTACTTATTCCGATTGGATTTTAAAATCTTTAAATAATAAAAAGCTAAATAAAAGTAGCGCTTCTTTTATTGATTTATTAGCTAAATATAATCATAAAATTAACAAAAAAAATTCTATAAAAATTACAAGTTACTATAGTAATGATAAATATCAAATAGCCTCTGATACAACAAATTCTTACGGTAATAATATAATTTCATTAAATTGGCATCATAAATTTAATGATAAAAATGATGCTAATTTAATTTTAGCAGCTAGTAGTTATAAATTTAATCTAGATTACAACAGTAAAGATATAAGTAAAAATTTTAATTTAAATTATAGTATAAGAGAAGTTAATGCTAAATTAAAATTTAAATACGCCTTATCTAAAAAACATAATATTAAATACGGAGTATCATCTAAGTTATATAATATTTCACCTGGAGTTCTTCAATTTAAAGATGATAATTCTCTAATCGAAAATCGTCAAATAGATAAAGAAAAAGGTTTAGAAAATGCACTTTTCTTGTCTAATAAATTCATCGTTAATAAAAAATTATCTTTAGATATTGGACTTCGTTATTCTCAATTTTTAACTCTTGGTAAAGCTACTCAGAATTTTTATACAGCTAACTCTATCATCGATGAAAGTTCACTTATGGTTACAAAGAAATATAAAGAAAATGAAGTTATTCAAAATTATAATGGATTAGAATATCGATTATCAGCTAGGTATTTATTGGGAGATAATTTATCATTAAAAGCTAGTTATAATAAAACTTTTCAATATATACATAGACTTAATAATAATACAACAGCTACACCTATAGATACTTGGAGATTATCAAACATTAATATTTCACCTCAAGAAGGAAATCAAATCTCATTCGGTTTATTTAAAAACCTTAATGATTATGAATTCAGTTTTGAGACTTATTTTAAAAAATATAAAAATATTTTAAATTATAAAATTGGAGCTAATTTTCTATTAAATGAAAATATAGAAACAGAGGTTTTACAAGGTCCTGGTAAATCTTATGGTATAGAATTCCTTATTAAAAAGAAATTAGGTAAATTAAATGGATGGATAGGATATAATTACTCTAGATCTTTACTAAAACTTGATAGTTCTTTTAATGAAGAAAAAATTAATAACGGTAATTTTTTCCCTACTAATTATGACAAACCTCACGATTTCACTACCGTTTTAAACTATAAAATTACAAAAAGATATAGTATCTCTACAAATTTCATATATCAAACAGGTAATCCTGTAACATATCCTACAGGAAAATATAAATACCTAGATTCTGAATACTTATTATATAGTGACAGGAATAAATTTAGAATACCAAACTATTACAGATTAGACCTTGGTATTAACATTGAAGGAAATCATAAAATTAAAAAACTTGCACACAGTTTTTGGAATATTTCAATTTATAACGTTTTGGGCAGAAATAACCCTAAATCTATATTTTTTAATACAAATAATCAAGGTAAAGTACTAGCTTATAAAAGCTCTATTTTTTCATATCCTATTCCAACTATTACCTATAATTTTAAATTCTAA
- a CDS encoding DUF4249 domain-containing protein: MKHYRTSIYYILLILITINCTEPFSLNTLNFENILVVEASITDEFKIQQIKLSRTTNIESDDTKHESDATIFIINNENKKYNFIEENKGIYKSVDKFSLEKDKSYTLKIKTSNGNTYTSSSEKLAGKAKIDKIINTTEKNKFNESIVKLMVNSTGDNEAKYYRYEYEETYKIVAPYWSPNKLIVNPAPPKPIGYDFFIIVPKENNNNRVCYKTVRSTSIQQIETNSLVKNKIIELPIRYINEFNHIISHRYSILIKQYVQNFNAYNYFKTLKKLSNNENVFTDTQKGFVKGNIENENSTNEKVIGYFEVSTVFKKRIFFDYSELVTDPVSNDNSLPFPIICKTFTYPLILEDDERKIRNNFYFNKLINGSLTFYKKNELDLTGNNRYVTVSKACGDCTIFGSNIKPSFWID, from the coding sequence ATGAAACATTATAGAACATCTATCTATTATATTTTATTAATACTAATTACAATAAATTGTACTGAACCTTTTAGTTTAAATACATTAAACTTTGAAAACATTTTAGTTGTTGAAGCATCAATAACCGATGAATTTAAAATTCAACAAATAAAGCTATCAAGAACTACTAATATAGAATCTGATGATACAAAACATGAATCAGATGCAACTATTTTTATTATTAATAATGAAAATAAAAAATATAATTTTATAGAAGAAAATAAAGGTATTTATAAATCTGTAGATAAATTTTCTTTAGAAAAAGATAAATCCTATACATTAAAAATAAAAACTAGCAATGGAAATACGTATACTTCTAGTTCCGAAAAGTTAGCTGGAAAAGCTAAAATAGACAAAATAATAAATACTACTGAAAAAAATAAATTCAATGAAAGTATTGTAAAATTGATGGTTAATAGTACTGGTGATAATGAAGCTAAATACTACCGTTATGAATATGAAGAAACTTATAAAATAGTAGCACCTTACTGGTCACCTAACAAACTTATAGTTAACCCTGCTCCTCCTAAACCTATTGGATACGATTTTTTCATCATAGTACCTAAAGAAAATAACAATAATAGAGTATGCTATAAGACCGTACGTTCTACCAGTATACAACAAATAGAAACGAATTCTCTTGTTAAAAACAAAATTATTGAATTACCAATACGCTATATCAACGAGTTTAATCATATTATTTCACACAGATATAGTATATTAATAAAACAATATGTTCAAAACTTTAATGCTTATAATTACTTTAAAACATTAAAAAAATTATCAAATAATGAAAATGTGTTTACTGATACGCAAAAAGGCTTTGTAAAAGGTAACATCGAAAATGAAAATTCAACAAATGAGAAAGTAATTGGTTATTTTGAAGTTTCTACAGTTTTTAAAAAAAGAATCTTTTTTGATTATTCCGAATTAGTTACTGACCCTGTTTCAAATGATAATAGTTTACCATTTCCTATAATTTGTAAAACATTTACTTATCCCTTAATATTAGAAGATGATGAAAGAAAAATTAGAAATAATTTTTACTTTAATAAGTTAATAAATGGTTCTTTGACGTTCTACAAAAAAAACGAATTAGATCTTACAGGAAATAATCGTTATGTAACAGTTTCTAAAGCCTGTGGAGATTGTACTATATTTGGTAGCAATATAAAACCTTCTTTTTGGATAGATTAA
- a CDS encoding RluA family pseudouridine synthase has protein sequence MILSETHQTPVLEKPIRLQEYGTGIFKTIPTKSGFKKAIKKKLVFVDGKIATTALFINGNEKIELYKISEETTFKQFKFPLEVLFEDDYLAVIYKPAGILVSGNSFATIDNTLLQNIKKSPLEDATRPRPVHRLDYPTSGLLLIGKTSSSIIALNKLFEDKKIQKTYHAITIGKIENNGIIDFPIDDKKAQTSYKLIKTVISERFKTLNLVELSPKTGRKHQLRKHLLAIKSPILGDKEHFIDGFILNGKGLYLHASTLQFEHPFTKKQLVITKELPNKFKKIFGC, from the coding sequence ATGATTTTATCAGAAACACATCAAACTCCCGTATTAGAAAAACCTATTCGATTACAAGAATACGGAACTGGAATTTTTAAAACTATTCCAACAAAATCGGGATTCAAAAAAGCAATTAAAAAAAAGTTAGTTTTTGTCGATGGTAAAATTGCAACTACGGCTCTATTTATCAATGGAAATGAAAAAATAGAATTGTATAAAATTAGCGAAGAAACCACTTTTAAACAATTTAAATTTCCTTTAGAAGTTCTTTTTGAAGATGATTATTTAGCTGTTATTTATAAACCTGCAGGTATTTTAGTTAGTGGAAATTCGTTTGCAACTATTGATAATACACTACTGCAAAACATCAAAAAAAGCCCTTTGGAAGATGCAACACGTCCACGACCTGTGCATCGATTAGATTATCCAACAAGCGGACTTTTACTTATCGGAAAAACAAGTTCGAGTATTATCGCTTTAAATAAATTATTTGAAGATAAAAAAATTCAAAAAACATATCATGCAATAACTATCGGGAAAATAGAAAATAACGGAATTATTGATTTTCCTATTGATGATAAAAAAGCACAAACTTCATATAAATTGATAAAAACAGTTATTTCTGAACGATTCAAAACATTAAATCTTGTTGAATTATCGCCAAAAACAGGAAGAAAACATCAATTAAGAAAACATTTATTAGCTATAAAAAGTCCAATTTTAGGCGATAAAGAACATTTTATTGATGGATTTATATTAAACGGAAAAGGATTGTATTTACACGCATCTACCCTACAATTTGAACATCCGTTTACAAAAAAACAACTCGTAATTACAAAAGAGCTTCCGAATAAATTCAAAAAAATATTTGGTTGTTAA
- a CDS encoding acyl carrier protein phosphodiesterase yields the protein MNLLSHLYLSGNNTELMIGNFIADHIKGNKISHFKERIQKGIILHRQIDTYTDAHEIVRKSKRRLHERYRHYDGVIIDIFFDHFLAKNWATYSEIPLDIYVNSVYQLLEKNNSTLPEKTQKLLPSMIQYDWLYNYQFTSGIQEVLNGINRRTQGKSQMNLASEDLAIHYHFFEQDFTLFFEDLRDFCNIQIAEI from the coding sequence ATGAATCTTTTATCACATTTATATTTATCAGGAAATAACACCGAATTAATGATTGGTAATTTTATTGCTGACCATATTAAAGGTAATAAAATTTCTCATTTTAAAGAACGTATTCAAAAAGGCATTATTTTACATCGTCAAATAGATACTTATACCGATGCCCATGAAATTGTCAGAAAAAGTAAACGAAGATTACACGAACGCTACCGTCATTATGATGGTGTAATTATTGACATCTTTTTTGATCATTTTCTAGCTAAAAACTGGGCAACATATTCAGAAATCCCTTTGGATATTTATGTAAATTCTGTCTATCAGTTATTAGAAAAAAATAACTCAACGCTTCCAGAAAAAACACAAAAATTATTACCTAGTATGATTCAGTATGATTGGTTATATAATTATCAATTTACTAGCGGAATCCAAGAGGTTTTAAACGGAATAAACAGACGTACACAAGGAAAATCTCAAATGAATTTAGCTTCGGAAGATTTAGCAATTCATTATCATTTTTTTGAACAAGATTTTACTTTGTTTTTTGAAGATTTACGTGATTTTTGTAATATACAAATTGCTGAAATATGA